Proteins co-encoded in one Ignavibacteria bacterium genomic window:
- a CDS encoding FHA domain-containing protein codes for MKQCPKCRGNNNDQAKFCADCGAPMQAGGSMPSSGSKLITIGRNPQNTLKLEGSGISNFHCELEINGGTCTIRDKNSTNGIYINGKRVSTATLQKGDVVTLGKSHILDWQNFVNSGGYIPPAKSALGNSGKKEYFIGRNPDCDRVIDNIKVSRRHCRLYQEGDSWFVEDLGSSNGTFLNGQKIQKSPVNASDTLTVGGIPLSLESIVSGSRVSLGETAISAHHLVYYGGERKLIDDISLNIAPGQFVGLIGDSGAGKTTLMYLLCGINRPYSGDVKINGESIIAYPDLFKGQFGYVPQDDILHRELKIIESLEYTGRLRLGHKLDSGDISDKAYDVLKKLNLKGKEDVTIGSPEKKGASGGQRKRVNLGQELMTDPGFLVLDEPTSGLDPLSDREVMQILRKSADNGQTVLLTTHNISVTNFKFLTHVIVLAQEGKLAYYGPADEACSYFGVDDPVYIFDALKKKTPEEWKAAYRKSKYFQNFSNNDASSKSYSSMKSPSLNTDFFNQFTTLVSRYFTVTIRDYERLGLMLFIAPVIALLINMLFSGDGAEVKAIFILVISTIWLGCSNAVREIVNERSIYKRERMVNLSIPAYLSSKMAVLLLFSLYQIFCLVGITSMKFDYSNQVGLFLILFYTSIIATILGLLISAVSRTEAFALTVLPLVLIPMVIFAGLVQVYKEMAGWIQGFSGIWLSRWAYELSLSNSFSDGVGIIGFNSDGSVVAYGIMTTMLFLFLGGLVWMLKSLDKKK; via the coding sequence ATGAAACAATGTCCAAAATGTCGCGGCAACAACAACGATCAGGCAAAATTCTGTGCAGATTGCGGCGCTCCCATGCAGGCAGGAGGTTCAATGCCATCAAGCGGGTCAAAATTAATTACGATTGGCAGGAATCCTCAGAACACCCTTAAGCTGGAGGGATCGGGAATTTCAAATTTCCATTGTGAACTGGAGATCAACGGTGGAACCTGTACCATCAGGGATAAAAATTCGACAAACGGAATCTATATCAACGGAAAAAGAGTTAGTACGGCGACACTTCAAAAGGGGGATGTTGTAACACTTGGGAAATCACATATACTGGACTGGCAAAATTTCGTCAATTCGGGTGGTTATATTCCACCAGCAAAATCGGCCTTGGGTAACAGCGGTAAAAAGGAATATTTCATTGGTCGAAATCCCGACTGTGACAGAGTGATCGATAATATCAAGGTGAGCAGAAGGCATTGCCGGCTTTATCAGGAGGGTGATTCCTGGTTCGTTGAAGATCTTGGCAGCAGCAATGGCACATTTCTGAACGGTCAGAAAATCCAAAAATCTCCTGTCAACGCCTCAGATACACTTACAGTTGGCGGCATCCCTCTTTCGCTTGAGTCGATTGTTTCAGGTTCAAGAGTCTCGCTCGGCGAAACCGCCATTTCCGCACATCATCTTGTTTATTATGGTGGAGAAAGAAAACTCATCGATGACATCAGTTTAAACATCGCTCCTGGGCAGTTTGTCGGACTTATTGGGGATTCGGGTGCAGGTAAAACGACACTTATGTACCTTCTTTGCGGGATAAACCGGCCCTACAGTGGTGATGTGAAGATCAACGGTGAATCGATAATTGCCTACCCCGACCTTTTCAAAGGACAGTTTGGATATGTACCGCAGGATGACATACTTCACCGGGAGTTGAAGATTATCGAATCTCTTGAATATACAGGAAGACTGCGGTTGGGACACAAGCTCGACTCCGGCGACATTTCTGACAAGGCATACGATGTCCTTAAAAAACTTAATCTGAAAGGGAAAGAGGATGTTACAATCGGCTCACCCGAGAAAAAAGGGGCTAGCGGCGGGCAGAGAAAAAGAGTAAACCTCGGGCAGGAATTGATGACTGACCCCGGATTTCTCGTTTTGGATGAGCCTACGAGCGGTTTGGACCCTCTCTCTGACAGGGAGGTTATGCAGATTCTGAGAAAAAGTGCCGACAACGGGCAGACAGTACTCCTCACAACGCACAATATCTCTGTCACTAATTTTAAATTCCTTACCCATGTCATAGTGTTGGCTCAGGAGGGAAAACTTGCTTATTACGGTCCCGCCGACGAGGCATGCAGCTATTTTGGTGTGGATGATCCCGTTTACATCTTTGATGCCTTGAAGAAAAAAACTCCCGAAGAGTGGAAAGCCGCGTACAGAAAATCGAAATATTTCCAGAATTTTTCGAATAACGATGCATCTTCTAAATCATATTCGTCGATGAAATCCCCTTCGTTGAACACCGATTTCTTTAATCAGTTCACCACCCTTGTCTCAAGGTATTTTACAGTTACAATCCGGGATTATGAAAGACTGGGTCTAATGCTATTCATCGCGCCGGTGATCGCCTTGCTTATTAACATGCTTTTTTCAGGCGATGGCGCGGAAGTGAAGGCGATCTTTATTCTGGTTATATCAACAATCTGGCTCGGATGCTCCAATGCAGTTCGCGAGATTGTGAACGAGCGAAGTATATACAAGCGGGAACGGATGGTGAATCTTTCCATACCGGCATATCTGTCATCGAAGATGGCGGTACTGCTTTTGTTCTCACTTTATCAAATTTTTTGTCTGGTGGGAATCACCAGTATGAAATTTGATTATTCCAATCAGGTTGGTCTTTTTCTGATCCTTTTTTATACCTCAATAATTGCGACGATTCTTGGACTGCTTATCTCTGCCGTGTCCCGAACAGAAGCATTTGCTCTCACGGTACTTCCGCTTGTATTGATTCCAATGGTAATCTTTGCCGGGCTTGTTCAAGTTTACAAAGAAATGGCCGGCTGGATTCAGGGATTCTCAGGAATCTGGCTCAGCAGATGGGCATACGAATTATCCCTCTCCAATTCGTTCAGTGACGGTGTTGGTATAATTGGTTTCAACTCCGATGGTTCAGTTGTCGCTTACGGAATAATGACGACTATGTTGTTTCTGTTTCTGGGCGGACTGGTTTGGATGTTGAAAAGCCTCGACAAAAAGAAATGA
- a CDS encoding M48 family metallopeptidase produces the protein MRKLLFLLIMGSGIAFSQGSIFDEITGTINDLTKITLNIVDISDSEENDIGAGLAADIDKNLTAGSTKRWDVDKVFKKIMKFVDRKGINYNYKIVNDKEVNAFAIAGGRIYLNTGILNFVKSEDELAFVIAHELGHIEKKHCINKIKLTYLAGKFDVNLAMLVDAMKSVYDVPFSKYDEYEADEYGVTLLKKAGYKKFGAIAFFKRLAEHFKETDRDPVNDFVASHPLSLERAKRIENMQ, from the coding sequence ATGAGAAAGTTATTATTTCTCCTTATTATGGGGTCGGGTATCGCTTTTTCACAGGGGAGTATTTTTGATGAGATCACAGGAACGATAAATGACCTCACAAAAATTACTCTGAACATTGTGGATATCAGTGATTCCGAAGAAAATGATATTGGTGCCGGACTCGCTGCCGACATCGATAAAAACCTTACTGCCGGATCTACAAAGAGATGGGATGTCGACAAAGTATTCAAAAAAATCATGAAGTTTGTCGACAGAAAAGGGATAAATTACAATTACAAAATTGTGAATGACAAAGAAGTTAATGCCTTTGCTATTGCCGGTGGCAGAATCTACCTGAACACCGGAATTCTGAATTTCGTAAAGAGTGAGGATGAGCTTGCTTTTGTGATAGCCCATGAACTCGGACATATCGAGAAGAAACATTGCATCAATAAAATAAAACTGACCTATCTCGCCGGTAAGTTCGATGTAAATCTTGCAATGCTCGTGGATGCTATGAAATCGGTTTATGATGTTCCTTTCAGCAAATATGATGAATATGAAGCCGATGAATATGGAGTAACACTTCTCAAAAAAGCGGGTTACAAAAAGTTTGGAGCCATAGCATTCTTTAAACGACTCGCGGAGCACTTCAAGGAAACCGACAGAGACCCGGTGAACGATTTTGTCGCATCGCATCCATTGTCATTAGAAAGAGCAAAGCGAATAGAAAACATGCAATAA
- the lnt gene encoding apolipoprotein N-acyltransferase, with translation MNLFKRIPRTPEEKQKLRSERFMIVLSGVLMGFAYPPFPFPITAFIALVPLLYVVTRREKLIDLNRAAYLFGFVTGLVSLYWVGAYTVGKDPFLMIGGGLMLFANPIFFIIPTSLYYALSRSKFIGKEKAIWFLPPFWAFYEYFYMNIDLNFPWITLSNSMANFPVFYKISDIIGALGVTMLLLYINIFLFRIWEKWRTEKKTDRMALRILNVLILVPLFYGIITRDDQPAQETLRTGLVQPNLDPYEKWAGGNLDDILNKYFTLSDKAVKEGAQIIIWPETALPVYLMNGQYDAQVQRIYSYADRNKVYILTGMPHIKMFQPGEKLPPDVKSYKGSDIKYATYNSVLLFAPGDRTVQQYGKVKLVPFGERTPYIDQLPFLGNVLQWGVGLSSWNVGQESMVFSANVKTSTGKREVKFGALVCFESVFPNFVTEFSLKGAEFFAVVTNDSWYGNTSGPYQHKEFSTLRALENHRAFVRAANGGISCLIDQSGTSQTATRMYETAVITVDVPLLKRSTLFMNSAFVVPYLTILLSVIAVLLWIYQVIIEKKNKTEKRG, from the coding sequence ATGAACCTGTTTAAACGGATCCCGCGAACTCCCGAAGAGAAGCAAAAACTCCGCTCCGAACGGTTTATGATCGTTCTATCGGGTGTTTTGATGGGGTTTGCCTATCCTCCGTTTCCATTTCCCATTACTGCATTCATTGCACTTGTTCCTCTTCTATATGTCGTGACAAGACGGGAGAAACTGATTGATTTAAACAGGGCGGCATATCTTTTTGGCTTTGTCACTGGACTGGTTTCCCTCTATTGGGTCGGGGCTTACACGGTAGGCAAAGATCCATTTCTGATGATCGGAGGGGGACTGATGCTTTTTGCCAATCCGATTTTCTTCATCATACCGACCTCTCTCTACTATGCCCTGTCACGGTCGAAATTTATCGGGAAGGAGAAGGCAATCTGGTTTCTTCCCCCGTTTTGGGCATTCTACGAATATTTTTACATGAATATCGACCTTAATTTTCCTTGGATTACCCTGTCGAATTCCATGGCAAATTTTCCGGTTTTCTACAAAATAAGTGATATCATCGGAGCCCTCGGGGTTACGATGCTACTTCTTTATATAAATATCTTCCTCTTCAGGATATGGGAAAAGTGGCGTACCGAAAAGAAAACCGACAGAATGGCGCTCAGGATTTTGAATGTCCTCATCCTCGTTCCCCTCTTTTACGGAATCATCACCCGTGATGATCAGCCGGCGCAGGAAACTCTTAGAACCGGACTTGTACAGCCAAATCTTGATCCCTACGAAAAGTGGGCAGGTGGCAATCTTGACGATATTCTGAATAAATATTTTACTCTTTCAGACAAGGCGGTTAAAGAGGGTGCTCAAATTATCATCTGGCCCGAAACGGCATTACCAGTCTATTTGATGAACGGACAATATGACGCCCAGGTGCAGAGAATTTACAGTTATGCCGACCGTAACAAAGTGTATATTCTCACCGGTATGCCACACATTAAAATGTTCCAACCCGGTGAGAAGCTCCCCCCTGATGTGAAATCTTACAAGGGGAGCGACATAAAATATGCGACTTATAATTCAGTTCTGCTGTTTGCCCCGGGTGACCGAACCGTCCAACAGTATGGAAAGGTAAAGCTCGTTCCTTTCGGGGAGCGAACCCCTTATATTGATCAGCTCCCGTTTTTGGGAAATGTTTTGCAATGGGGAGTTGGACTTAGCAGTTGGAATGTGGGTCAGGAATCGATGGTGTTTTCTGCTAATGTAAAGACATCGACCGGCAAGCGGGAGGTGAAATTTGGCGCTCTTGTTTGTTTTGAATCGGTTTTTCCTAATTTTGTGACCGAGTTTTCTCTGAAGGGGGCCGAATTCTTTGCGGTTGTCACAAATGACAGTTGGTACGGCAACACATCCGGTCCATATCAGCATAAAGAATTTTCAACTCTCCGTGCACTTGAAAATCACAGGGCATTCGTTCGGGCTGCAAACGGCGGCATTTCCTGTTTGATTGATCAGTCGGGCACTTCGCAAACTGCGACAAGAATGTATGAGACTGCTGTGATCACGGTAGATGTTCCGCTGTTAAAGAGAAGCACTTTGTTTATGAACAGTGCATTTGTTGTGCCGTATCTAACGATTTTATTGTCAGTAATTGCAGTCCTTCTTTGGATATATCAGGTAATTATTGAGAAAAAGAATAAAACAGAAAAACGAGGTTAG
- a CDS encoding 2-C-methyl-D-erythritol 2,4-cyclodiphosphate synthase: MRIGNGYDVHQLVEGRKLTLGGVEIPSEIGLLGHSDADVLLHAIMDALLGALALGDIGKHFPDTCIVFKDIDSKLLLKHSYSLIKERGYRLVNCDSVVVLERPKIAKYIPAMKEMISDILECSPDDISIKATTSEQMGFVGRGDGAVAYAVVLLEKTEAGNEPV, from the coding sequence ATTAGAATTGGAAACGGATATGATGTCCATCAGCTTGTGGAGGGTAGGAAACTGACTCTCGGAGGAGTAGAAATACCTTCTGAAATTGGTCTGCTCGGACACTCTGATGCGGATGTGTTATTACACGCAATCATGGATGCCCTTTTGGGTGCGCTTGCACTTGGGGATATCGGGAAGCACTTCCCGGATACATGTATTGTGTTCAAAGATATCGATAGCAAACTTCTTTTGAAGCATTCGTACAGCCTGATTAAGGAGAGGGGTTACAGACTGGTTAATTGTGACTCTGTTGTTGTGCTTGAGAGACCAAAGATTGCGAAGTATATACCTGCCATGAAAGAGATGATATCGGATATCCTTGAATGTAGCCCGGATGACATCTCGATCAAAGCCACCACTTCAGAACAGATGGGTTTTGTCGGGAGGGGAGATGGTGCTGTGGCATATGCTGTCGTGTTGCTGGAGAAGACAGAGGCAGGTAATGAACCTGTTTAA
- a CDS encoding acylphosphatase, whose protein sequence is MVRAIMVVKGFVQGVGFRYFIRREAVDIGVTGFVRNLWSGDVEIVAEGEEWQIEALYQKAKEGPSRSSVKSVTVFKEKAINEFTKFEIRH, encoded by the coding sequence ATGGTTAGGGCGATCATGGTTGTGAAGGGATTTGTCCAGGGAGTCGGTTTTCGATATTTTATTCGCCGCGAAGCCGTGGATATTGGTGTGACCGGATTCGTGAGAAATCTGTGGTCTGGTGATGTCGAGATAGTGGCAGAGGGAGAGGAATGGCAGATTGAGGCACTGTATCAGAAAGCAAAAGAAGGTCCCTCAAGATCGAGTGTAAAATCTGTGACAGTCTTTAAAGAAAAAGCAATTAATGAATTTACTAAATTTGAGATTAGACATTGA
- a CDS encoding DMT family transporter produces the protein MNSSRIREFKAELILLLLTVIWGGTFSLIKNALDHVSPFVFVSLRFGFASLVFLPFVYKHLKGLDRGKLLDGFWIGFWFFLGFILQTVGLQYTTASKSAFITGTFVIFTPLAQTIIERRPPSLVNSIGIGIVAVGIIFLSSGDGDVISVLTELGSTFNFGDFLTLLCAMSFGIYIVYLDVVTKRNNYLYTTFSQLAFTAVVSILLMPVFHFTGVEVIKFSLDSDVVLALIYTTLFATLFNITMMTKYQKEVPPVKAAIIYAFEPIFAAVIAFLLLGEQFTKLGLIGAGIIFFGLLFTEVFKKDEVVDG, from the coding sequence ATGAACAGTTCAAGAATTCGAGAGTTTAAGGCAGAACTTATTCTTCTTCTGCTTACTGTGATATGGGGCGGGACATTTTCTCTTATTAAAAATGCACTCGATCATGTCTCACCGTTTGTATTTGTTTCGCTCCGATTTGGATTTGCGTCCCTTGTGTTTCTTCCTTTTGTTTATAAACACTTGAAGGGACTTGACAGGGGGAAACTTCTTGACGGTTTTTGGATTGGATTCTGGTTTTTTCTCGGGTTCATTCTTCAGACGGTGGGTCTGCAATATACAACGGCTTCAAAGTCGGCATTTATTACAGGCACATTTGTGATATTTACACCTCTTGCTCAAACAATAATCGAGAGGAGGCCGCCGTCACTCGTGAATTCCATCGGAATCGGGATTGTGGCAGTCGGGATCATCTTTCTCTCAAGCGGTGACGGTGATGTGATCAGTGTGTTGACTGAACTCGGCAGTACATTTAATTTTGGTGATTTCCTTACTCTTCTTTGTGCTATGTCATTCGGGATTTATATAGTGTATTTGGATGTTGTTACGAAGAGGAATAATTATCTCTACACAACCTTTTCACAACTTGCATTCACAGCAGTGGTTTCCATTCTGCTTATGCCTGTTTTCCATTTTACAGGGGTGGAGGTAATAAAATTTTCGTTGGATTCAGATGTAGTTCTGGCATTGATTTACACAACGCTATTTGCTACATTGTTTAACATTACGATGATGACAAAATATCAGAAGGAAGTGCCACCCGTGAAGGCAGCGATTATTTATGCGTTTGAGCCGATATTCGCTGCGGTCATCGCATTTTTGTTGCTCGGTGAGCAGTTCACGAAACTGGGCTTGATTGGAGCAGGAATAATCTTTTTTGGGCTTTTGTTTACAGAAGTTTTCAAGAAAGACGAGGTTGTGGATGGTTAG
- the era gene encoding GTPase Era: MTTKAGYVTILGAPNAGKSTLMNALLGEKISITTSKPQTTRKRVLGILSEENYQIIFLDTPGILEPRYKLQEKMMDYVNISLQDADIIVWLHDAQAPPLEEEDSAIGQIFKLVKKVNVPKIACVNKIDIDEKKTIESIEYFEGTKKFDKVVPISALASVNLQMIKEFFIEHLPEHPKYYPEDDLSDENERFFVSEIIRENIFELYEKEIPYSCEVVIEEFKEREGRKDFIAAMIYVERDSQAGIIIGKKGSMIKKLGEKSRAGIESFLDREVYLDIRVKVRSNWRSDDRYLKYFGYSTDDGD; encoded by the coding sequence ATGACAACGAAAGCGGGATATGTTACGATTCTGGGAGCACCAAATGCGGGTAAGAGTACCCTTATGAATGCTTTACTCGGTGAGAAAATCTCAATCACCACTTCAAAACCCCAGACAACACGCAAAAGAGTTCTTGGTATTCTTTCAGAGGAAAACTACCAAATCATTTTTCTTGATACTCCCGGTATTCTTGAGCCGAGGTATAAATTGCAGGAAAAAATGATGGATTATGTGAATATTTCCCTTCAGGATGCGGACATAATTGTATGGCTCCATGATGCTCAGGCCCCACCTCTCGAGGAGGAGGATTCTGCGATTGGTCAGATATTTAAACTCGTAAAAAAAGTGAATGTCCCCAAAATCGCATGCGTAAATAAAATAGACATCGATGAGAAAAAAACCATCGAAAGCATCGAATATTTCGAGGGGACAAAGAAATTCGACAAAGTGGTGCCGATTTCTGCCTTGGCAAGTGTCAATCTTCAGATGATCAAAGAGTTTTTTATTGAGCACCTTCCCGAGCATCCGAAATATTATCCCGAGGACGACCTCTCAGATGAAAACGAACGGTTTTTTGTTTCCGAGATTATAAGGGAAAACATCTTTGAATTGTATGAGAAGGAGATTCCCTACAGTTGTGAAGTGGTGATTGAGGAGTTCAAGGAACGGGAGGGACGAAAGGATTTTATCGCCGCAATGATTTATGTCGAGAGGGATTCTCAGGCAGGAATTATTATCGGGAAAAAAGGTTCGATGATCAAAAAACTTGGTGAAAAGTCGCGAGCCGGCATTGAATCATTCCTCGACAGGGAGGTGTATCTCGATATCCGTGTGAAAGTAAGATCAAACTGGCGGAGTGACGACAGATATCTGAAGTATTTCGGATACTCAACTGATGACGGGGATTGA
- a CDS encoding NCS2 family permease, producing the protein MKFLLSFFEIEKHGSSIKTEILAGITTFFTISYIIIVNPKVLAVAGIPEEPTMVATILVAFLGTFLMGVYAKRPFAIAPYMGMNAFIAYTVVKIMGHTWQTAIGAILISGIILIVLTVTGLRGWLAKSIPTSLKLACTVGIGFFLTFIGLIKSGIIESAGGPPVRIGHLNNPEVYLAILGFIVIALLMMKKVKGAILLGILAITFLGFVTGLAELPKKWVSMPPDISPIVWQFDLIGALQWSFASIILTIVVMDIVDTIGTLMALSMVGKLLDEKGELPQVERPMLSDAIATTLAGILGTTTAGAYIDSATGIEAGGRTGLTAVVTSFLFLLTLFISPFVAAIPAYAYAPALMVVGLLMIGMVTHLNFTDFSEAVPVFVTIVLMAFSYNIGIGMTGGFIVYIIFKLAAKRSSEISTGMWALGIISLILFIIYPY; encoded by the coding sequence ATGAAATTCCTTTTATCGTTCTTTGAAATTGAAAAACACGGCTCCTCGATAAAAACCGAAATATTGGCCGGTATCACAACATTTTTTACCATTTCCTATATCATTATCGTTAATCCGAAGGTGCTGGCTGTTGCAGGAATTCCTGAGGAACCGACAATGGTCGCGACGATTCTTGTTGCTTTTTTAGGCACTTTTTTGATGGGTGTTTATGCAAAAAGGCCCTTTGCAATTGCTCCATACATGGGTATGAATGCTTTTATCGCATATACTGTTGTGAAAATCATGGGGCACACCTGGCAAACCGCGATAGGTGCAATATTAATCAGCGGAATTATCCTGATTGTTCTTACCGTTACCGGTTTAAGAGGCTGGCTGGCAAAATCGATACCAACTTCACTCAAACTTGCCTGTACTGTGGGAATCGGCTTTTTCCTGACATTTATCGGACTGATCAAATCGGGAATAATTGAGAGTGCGGGTGGTCCTCCTGTAAGAATCGGCCACCTGAACAACCCGGAGGTCTATCTGGCAATTCTTGGGTTTATTGTCATTGCTCTTCTGATGATGAAGAAGGTGAAGGGTGCGATACTTCTTGGTATCCTTGCGATTACATTTTTGGGGTTCGTTACAGGACTGGCGGAACTTCCAAAGAAATGGGTCAGCATGCCCCCTGATATTTCGCCTATAGTATGGCAGTTTGATCTGATAGGGGCACTTCAATGGAGTTTTGCATCGATAATTCTTACAATCGTTGTTATGGATATTGTAGATACGATTGGAACCCTGATGGCACTTTCGATGGTGGGTAAATTACTTGATGAGAAGGGTGAACTGCCGCAAGTGGAAAGACCTATGCTAAGTGATGCGATTGCAACCACGCTCGCCGGTATTCTCGGAACCACAACAGCGGGAGCTTACATCGACTCGGCAACCGGAATTGAAGCCGGGGGAAGAACGGGCCTTACTGCGGTGGTTACATCGTTTTTATTTTTATTGACGCTCTTTATTTCACCATTTGTGGCGGCGATTCCGGCTTATGCTTATGCACCGGCATTGATGGTTGTGGGTCTGCTGATGATTGGCATGGTTACACATCTCAATTTTACAGATTTTAGTGAAGCGGTACCCGTATTTGTTACCATTGTTCTGATGGCATTCAGTTATAATATCGGCATAGGGATGACAGGCGGATTCATTGTTTACATCATTTTTAAGCTTGCAGCAAAACGGAGTTCCGAAATATCAACAGGTATGTGGGCACTGGGCATTATCTCTTTGATACTGTTCATAATTTACCCATACTAA